A region from the Cryptosporangium arvum DSM 44712 genome encodes:
- the pdhA gene encoding pyruvate dehydrogenase (acetyl-transferring) E1 component subunit alpha, whose translation MSESAPETSRPLGEAAVAERGFVQLLTPEGERVHDSDYDVHLTDAEYRGFFRDLVLVRRVDAEATALQRQGQLGLWASLLGQEAAQIGSGRALRPQDMAFPTYREHGVAWCRGVDPLHALRMFRGVDLGAADPHEHNFAMYAIVIGAQCLHATGYAMGIQKDGKVGGGDGEAVIAYLGDGATSQGDVNEAFVWAAAFAAPVVFFCQNNQYAISAPTDRQTRVPLYRRAAGFGFPGVRVDGNDVLATYAVTRRALDDARSGQGPSFIEAFTYRMGAHTTSDDPTRYRIAAELEEWRLRDPIERLRSFLVRQQVVDQSFFEEVDAEADALAARVRAGCLEMPDPEAAHLFNHVYSGEHSVLKEQQEAFAAYHSEFLPSDDEVGRSTVPGREGSRR comes from the coding sequence ATGTCCGAGTCCGCCCCCGAAACTTCCCGACCACTCGGCGAGGCCGCCGTGGCCGAGCGAGGCTTCGTCCAGTTGCTCACCCCAGAGGGCGAACGCGTTCACGACAGCGACTACGACGTCCACCTCACCGACGCCGAATACCGCGGCTTCTTCCGCGATCTGGTTCTCGTCCGGCGCGTCGACGCCGAAGCCACCGCACTCCAACGTCAGGGTCAACTCGGTCTCTGGGCCTCCCTGCTCGGCCAGGAGGCGGCTCAGATCGGCTCCGGTCGAGCCCTCCGCCCGCAGGACATGGCCTTCCCCACCTATCGCGAGCACGGCGTCGCCTGGTGCCGTGGCGTCGACCCGCTGCACGCGCTGCGCATGTTCCGGGGCGTCGACCTCGGCGCAGCCGACCCGCACGAGCACAACTTCGCGATGTACGCGATCGTCATCGGCGCCCAGTGCCTGCACGCCACCGGTTACGCGATGGGCATCCAGAAGGACGGCAAGGTCGGCGGCGGCGATGGCGAGGCCGTGATCGCCTATCTCGGCGACGGTGCGACCAGCCAGGGCGACGTCAACGAGGCGTTCGTCTGGGCCGCCGCGTTCGCCGCGCCGGTCGTCTTCTTCTGCCAGAACAACCAGTACGCGATCTCGGCTCCGACCGACCGGCAGACGCGGGTCCCGCTCTACCGGCGAGCGGCGGGTTTCGGCTTCCCCGGCGTCCGCGTCGACGGCAACGACGTGCTGGCCACCTACGCGGTGACCCGGCGCGCGCTCGACGACGCGCGGAGCGGTCAGGGTCCGTCGTTCATCGAGGCGTTCACCTACCGGATGGGCGCGCACACCACGTCCGACGACCCGACCCGCTACCGCATCGCGGCCGAGCTCGAAGAATGGCGGCTACGGGACCCGATCGAGCGGCTCCGCTCGTTCCTGGTCCGCCAGCAGGTCGTCGACCAATCGTTTTTCGAAGAGGTCGACGCGGAGGCCGACGCGCTCGCCGCGCGGGTGCGCGCCGGCTGCCTGGAAATGCCCGATCCGGAGGCCGCGCACCTGTTCAACCACGTTTATTCGGGTGAACATTCGGTGCTGAAAGAGCAACAGGAAGCGTTCGCGGCCTATCACTCGGAATTCCTACCTTCTGACGACGAAGTCGGGCGGAGTACCGTCCCCGGCCGGGAAGGGAGCCGTCGATGA
- a CDS encoding transketolase C-terminal domain-containing protein, translating to MTSMTLARALNAGLRSALDTDSKTLIMGEDVGRLGGVFRVTDGLQKDFGEHRVIDTPLAESGIIGTAIGLAMRGYRPICEIQFDGFVYPAYDQIVSQLAKIHYRSQGQVKLPVVVRIPFGGGIGAVEHHSESPEAYFVHTAGLKVVTCSNPADGYTMIQQAVASDDPVIFFEPKRRYWEKGEVPDEAPRSDWYPLHSTRVVRPGTDATLVGYGPMVRTLLESADAAVEDGRDLEVIDLRTLSPLDLEPVYASVERTGRLIVVHEAPFTLGLGSEIAARVTERCFYALEAPVLRVTGYDTPYPPSRLEDDYLPDLDRVLDAVDRSFEF from the coding sequence ATGACGTCGATGACGCTGGCCAGGGCATTGAACGCCGGGCTGCGCAGCGCACTGGACACCGATTCGAAAACGCTGATCATGGGAGAGGACGTCGGACGGCTCGGAGGCGTTTTCCGAGTGACCGACGGTCTTCAGAAAGACTTCGGAGAGCATCGAGTAATCGATACACCGCTGGCGGAATCGGGCATTATCGGAACGGCGATCGGGCTCGCTATGCGGGGTTACCGACCGATCTGCGAAATTCAGTTCGACGGGTTCGTGTACCCGGCCTACGACCAGATCGTCAGCCAGCTCGCGAAGATCCACTACCGCTCGCAGGGCCAGGTGAAGCTGCCGGTCGTCGTCCGGATCCCGTTCGGTGGCGGAATCGGCGCGGTCGAGCACCACAGCGAGTCGCCCGAGGCCTACTTCGTCCACACCGCCGGGCTGAAGGTCGTGACCTGCTCGAACCCGGCCGACGGTTACACGATGATCCAGCAGGCGGTCGCATCCGACGACCCGGTGATCTTCTTCGAGCCGAAGCGGCGCTACTGGGAGAAGGGCGAGGTTCCCGACGAGGCGCCGCGGTCCGACTGGTACCCGCTGCACTCGACCCGGGTGGTGCGACCGGGTACCGACGCCACGCTCGTGGGGTACGGGCCGATGGTGCGCACGTTGCTCGAGAGTGCGGACGCGGCGGTGGAGGACGGACGTGACCTCGAGGTCATCGATCTGCGGACGCTGTCCCCGCTCGATCTGGAGCCGGTGTACGCGTCGGTGGAGCGCACCGGACGGCTGATCGTGGTGCACGAGGCGCCGTTCACGCTCGGGCTCGGGTCGGAGATCGCGGCGCGGGTCACCGAGCGGTGCTTCTACGCGCTGGAGGCTCCGGTGTTGCGAGTGACGGGGTACGACACGCCGTACCCGCCGTCTCGCCTGGAAGACGACTACCTGCCCGACCTCGACCGGGTTCTCGACGCGGTCGACCGCTCGTTCGAGTTCTGA
- a CDS encoding dihydrolipoamide acetyltransferase family protein, giving the protein MADIRTFDLPDLGEGLTEGEILRWLVAAGDTVTLNQPIVEVETAKAAVEIPSPFAGVVTVLHHEEGTTVEVGSPLIAIDTAPDAASPPSSVPGAHADADQAAPALTAPDAAPGTAGVDAPLGAGSGSGGAGVSASAGGGGSTGSESVAGGTAAGRTAGSGTVGSGAAGGGEPEGGGSGESGGGEAPGGRTPVLVGYGPRSGGPARRRARRHAAPESENTSLSGSGLSGDRAEPTPDDTLPLLPTIPDALAAGAKPVRHGGLEMGRAAERAATAAGTVTALPTGGVHRAHPTITARPRAKPPVRKLARDLGVDLATISATGPDGTVTRDDVRAAAVRASTGAPAALSPDAAPIGGAAPFGGAATDPASPTSAGAVPDSGAAPDSGAMPGSSAMPGSGAASGSSAGSVESIGAGAFPGGVREQRVAVRGVRKLTAAAMVDSVATAPHVTEWLTVDVTRTLRAVERLRANRSFADVRVNPLLLVAKAVTLATRRHPELNSSWVDGPDGAEIVLKDYVNLGIAAATPRGLMVPNIKDAGRLGLPELAAALDSLVSVAKAGRTPPADLAGGTITITNVGVFGVDAGTPILNPGEAAILCVGQIAERPWVHKGVVKPRSVCQLALSFDHRIVDGEGGSKFLADVGRFLEDPEGTALAWS; this is encoded by the coding sequence ATGGCGGACATTCGCACGTTCGACCTGCCTGACCTCGGCGAAGGGCTCACCGAGGGGGAGATCCTGCGCTGGCTGGTGGCTGCGGGGGACACGGTCACGCTGAACCAGCCGATCGTCGAGGTGGAGACCGCGAAGGCCGCGGTGGAGATCCCGTCGCCGTTCGCCGGGGTGGTGACCGTGCTCCACCACGAGGAGGGCACCACCGTGGAGGTCGGTTCGCCCCTCATCGCGATCGACACCGCCCCCGATGCGGCTTCCCCGCCGTCGTCGGTTCCCGGAGCCCATGCTGACGCCGATCAAGCCGCGCCTGCGCTCACCGCGCCCGACGCCGCTCCCGGAACCGCCGGGGTGGACGCGCCACTCGGAGCCGGCAGCGGTTCCGGTGGCGCTGGGGTGAGCGCGTCAGCAGGCGGAGGCGGCTCCACCGGGAGCGAATCTGTCGCGGGCGGGACCGCCGCGGGCAGGACCGCCGGGAGCGGGACCGTCGGGAGCGGGGCCGCCGGAGGCGGGGAGCCGGAGGGGGGCGGCTCGGGTGAGTCGGGTGGTGGCGAGGCGCCGGGTGGGCGTACGCCGGTGCTCGTGGGGTACGGGCCCCGCAGCGGTGGGCCGGCACGGCGACGGGCGCGCAGGCACGCCGCACCCGAGTCGGAGAACACCTCTCTCAGCGGCTCGGGTCTCAGCGGCGACCGCGCCGAACCGACCCCGGACGACACCCTCCCGCTGCTCCCGACGATCCCCGACGCGCTCGCCGCCGGGGCGAAACCGGTGCGGCACGGTGGTCTCGAGATGGGCCGGGCCGCCGAGCGGGCGGCCACCGCGGCCGGCACCGTCACCGCGCTGCCCACCGGTGGGGTCCACCGCGCGCACCCCACGATCACGGCCCGCCCCCGGGCGAAGCCTCCGGTGCGCAAACTGGCCCGCGACCTCGGCGTCGACCTGGCCACGATCTCGGCGACCGGCCCGGACGGCACCGTCACCCGCGACGACGTCCGCGCCGCGGCCGTGAGGGCCTCCACCGGTGCTCCGGCGGCGCTGTCACCCGACGCGGCACCGATCGGCGGGGCAGCACCGTTCGGCGGGGCAGCCACCGATCCAGCCTCGCCGACCTCCGCCGGAGCGGTGCCGGACAGCGGCGCGGCGCCGGACAGCGGCGCGATGCCTGGCAGCAGCGCGATGCCTGGCAGCGGCGCGGCGTCGGGCAGCAGTGCGGGGTCGGTGGAGAGCATCGGGGCGGGCGCGTTCCCGGGCGGGGTGCGCGAGCAGCGCGTCGCGGTGCGGGGAGTGCGCAAGTTGACCGCGGCGGCGATGGTCGACAGCGTGGCCACCGCGCCGCACGTCACCGAGTGGCTCACGGTCGACGTGACCAGGACGCTGCGCGCGGTCGAACGCCTCCGGGCGAACAGGAGCTTCGCGGACGTCCGCGTGAACCCGCTCCTGCTCGTCGCCAAGGCGGTGACCCTGGCGACCCGGCGCCACCCGGAGCTGAACTCCAGCTGGGTCGACGGCCCCGACGGCGCCGAGATCGTGCTCAAGGACTACGTGAACCTCGGCATCGCCGCCGCCACCCCGCGCGGACTGATGGTGCCGAACATCAAGGACGCCGGCCGACTCGGACTGCCCGAGCTCGCGGCGGCCCTCGATTCACTGGTCAGCGTGGCCAAGGCCGGTCGCACTCCCCCGGCCGACCTGGCCGGAGGCACGATCACGATCACGAACGTCGGGGTCTTCGGCGTCGACGCCGGAACGCCGATCCTCAACCCGGGCGAGGCCGCGATCCTCTGCGTCGGGCAGATCGCCGAGCGCCCCTGGGTGCACAAGGGTGTCGTGAAGCCGCGGTCGGTCTGTCAGCTCGCGCTGTCGTTCGATCACCGCATCGTCGACGGCGAGGGTGGGTCGAAGTTCCTGGCCGACGTCGGGCGGTTCCTCGAGGACCCGGAGGGCACCGCACTCGCCTGGTCGTAG